The genomic DNA GACTTGAATACGGTTACACAAATGCTCGCAAGCTTCTTGGGTATAAGGCATTGGTAATAAATCCGGAGTGCGTAATGTGGCAACACCGGAAAAGCTGCAATGTTCAGAATAGTGGCACGCACCGGTTTTTGATATGAGTGCTTTAATTTTACCAAGATAGTCAAAATCCAAGGGGTCGAGACTACCAAGCGATAAATTCACGCCATGTAATGCAATTGGATATCGCTCTGAGATTTGCGCCAAAACGTAACTATCTAAACCACCACTAGCTAGCCAATTGTCAGCCAATAATTCGAACCAAGGCATAACTGGACGCTCACTTATTACAACATCTAAATGAGGTGTTCTTAGTCCAACGCCAGCAGCCTTTGGTAATTGCATCATGTTATGATTTTTCTGTTTTAGCCGGTTTTATTTTAGCCACTATTCCGCCAGTGATCTTTTCACACGTTCCTTCGGGTACATAAACCCATTCCTGAACCGAATTAGTAACCGTTGATTGGCCTGAACAACCATGTTTGCCGTCTAATGAACCGCAGTCATTTTTACCTTCTTTTGCAATACCTGCGCATTTTTCCCATTGTTTAGGTTGATCCGGAACGGCATTCGCCGTCACTGACATGCCTAAAGCTAAGATACCTGCTATTGAGCTCGCTACTCTTGCTTGTTTATTCATTTGAGTTTTCCCTTTCACGGTGAGCAATACAAAAATATATTGCTTTCAATTAGTCAGACGTTTGATAACCGTTTTTGATTGCATTTGTGAATTTTTAATTTACAACGAGTTATCGCTACTCTTTATAAATAGCTTCCTATGCGTATCTTGTAAACTCAGGAAATTATCCTAGCACTATCGCCTGTTCTGGATTAAACAGCCGTGCCATGACCAATATATTTGATTTTTAGTGCGACTCAATAACAGCCTAGTAGCAACCATTAATTAATGGACTTAATTGTGCGAGCTCGCTGACTTTTTTGCGAATTTTGGCCTAACAACGCGGCTAAAAAATTAATAATAATGGTAAAAGTGGCAACTAATTTGGCTAGCGTATTTCCGCTACCAGTCCTTAAGAACATATAGGTCAATAACATTAAAACATATAACCAATCCTTCCATAATTCAGCATAGTTATATTAATTTAGTCTAACCCACTCCGGTTGGTGATTTTTCAACCTGCTATCTTTAATCGACAGGATACGTTTCAAAAGTTGTAATCTGCTGCGTATTGATACTCGCTTTGCTGTTATTAACTTCTTAAGGAACCAACAAATGAATATACAGAAAAGATGGTTTCCATCTCTATTCATCGCCCTCATCGTAGGGGTCATGCTGCTGCCTCCTTTGGCGTGGGCCAAAGAAAGCTTGTCAGATTCTTGGATAATGACGCCCAAAGACGGAAAGTCTATGGAATTTGAACAGGCCTTCAAAAAACATGTGGCACGTCGAGCTGAACTCAATGATCCTCGCAGCTGGCGCGTTTATGTGCCTGTGTTAGGAGATGAGTTAGACCGTTACGTTATTCGTTCTTGCTGCTTTGGCTGGCAAGGTTTTGACGAATATCGCCAGTGGAGTGAAGATAAAGATCCCATGACCGATTGGCAAAAAAATGTCGATAAATTAGTCGATAAATATGAACACTATTTTTCGATGATGGACATGGACAATAGTAAATGGGCAGATGAGTTAACCTATAAATATGTGGGGGTAACGCACTATACGGTGAAGCAAGGTCACTGGCGCGCAATGGAAGAAGACAAAAAAATATTGAGTGAGGCGGCAAAAGTGCAAAAATGGCCTTATTCATGGTCGTGGGAGTCTAGTGTTGGTGGCGCCAGCGTGCTTATGTTAGCCGTGCCTTATAAAAGTTATGCCGAGATGGAGCCCCCTGAGACTGGTTTTGCCAAAATGTTGGCAATGCATTTGGGTAGCGAAGATAAAGCCAAACAAACTTTAGAACGTTGGGCATCCCATTTTGAGTCGACTCACTACGCCTTGTACGAATGGCGTGAAGATCTTTCCATGTAGGAGAATCGCAGACCCCACTCAGGTGGGGTCTTCAACAATGAAATATGCGTTATACCCTTCATCATTATACTGCCTGTTGTATACAGATTGAGTTGATCGCATCAGTTCATTATTCTAATCCAAAAGTCTTGACTTCAAACACTTGCCATCCTTCATCACCGTTTTAGCTGACATCCAATTTAATGCCAAGTTTGAAGATATGAAATGGTTAATCGGGCTAAAGGCAAATGTTAATTCATTATCTTGCAAAATCCGTTTACTTTGCAATTCAAAATAGATTAGGCAATATCAAAGACATTGATAACGAGTCTGTAACAATAGAGCCCTGATTTATTGATTAAATGACCAAGCCAACGCTACAGACTGTCTCCAAAAACAACGTCTTCTTTTGAGTCTAACCACATTGGATATTGCGCCATCACCTTGCTGAACATTCGACTCTGTAAATAGTGATTAAGCCACTGGCGCAATTTTGGATAGGGAGATTGTAAATACCATTGCCGCTCTACTCGGGCAAACTGACGAATAAAAGGCATTAATGCCAAATCAGTTAAACTGGGGGTGTCAGACATTAAATATGAGTGCAGGCAAAGGCGTGACTCTAGATCAGCAAGGTATCGTTCACACTGCTGCCTATCTTTAATGAGTGACGGCTCATGGTAACGTTTAGCGCAGCGATACTGTTCTAAATGTCCCTTAAACTCATTATCAAATCGCGCAATAACAGCCAACATATCAGTAATAGCGTTCGGCGCTGCTTTATTAAGATAATCATCAGGGTCTGTTTGCGAAAATGCCCACTGCATGATAGATAGACTTTCATCAATGACGAGGTTATCTGCGGTGACTAAAACAGGGACTGTACCTTTAGGCGAAAGGTTAAGCATCTCAGTCGGTTTATTACTTAACACTAAGTCGCGCAGCTGAACTTGTTGGCCAGATGCATAAATGGCCAATCTAGCCCGCATCGCGTAGGGGCAATTTCTTAAAGAATAGAGTACAGGTAATGCCATTATTTCGTTCATCGTCGCTCAATTCGCCGATAGGAATTATTTACTTTAACGATATTCATTAGCAAAATATACGCATAATAGCCTCTCCCCCTATTAAATTTCTAACGTCACGATATAACCCTGGAACTAAATATTTACTGATCAGCACTCGACTGATCAGCAGAGCAATATCATTTCATATTAATGATGTTGGTTCGTCTGCTGAGCTTATAAAATTGACTAGACATCATTGTTCAATAAAATATGTTTTATCGTCACGAGCCCCTATCAATCTATCCAACCTTACCTCTTTTGTTTTCGTACATTGCTGCATCCGCATCTTGGATCATCTCTTCTATTGACTTATCCGTATCATGTTCAAAATGCATTGCACCTGCACTGTACTCAATTTGGTATGGCTTATTTAAGGTTTCATTTACCCTTTTCACCGCGGCAGAAAATCGCGCTAACGCTAAATCAGCCTTTACCCCGTCAGAGTCACTGAGCATCGCAACAAACTCGTCTCCACCCAGCCTACCGATCACGTCACATTCACGGAATGAATCAAGCATTATGTTTGCAAACGTGGTTAAGACAAAATCGCCTTCATGGTGGCCATACTCATCATTAATTGCCTTAAATTTGTTTAGGTCAAATAATATAAATGACATTGGCACTTTATTACGTCGACACATTTTTAAACTATGATTAACCAGAGTCAAAAAACCGCGCCTATTAGAAATCAAGGTTAATTCATCCAACGTAGCAAGTTGAATAGATTCAATTTCTTGCTCAATCATAGTCCCTAAGTCTTTAAGCAACTGCTGGTCTTCTTCATTAAGGATTTTAGGTTTAGAATCAATAAGACATAAAGTACCTATATTTATTCCTTGCCTAAGATTTAAAGGATAACCGGCATAGAATCGAATGTTTGGAGCATCTGTAACAAGAGGATTGTCAAAAAAACGTTCATCTTTTGAAGCGTCTGGTATGATAAATAATCCATCTTGATTAATGGCATGTCCACAAAAGGATATATCGCGAGGCGTTTCGGAAGCATCAATTCCCTGCTTGGATTTAAACCATTGGCGATCTTCGTCAACAAAGCTAACAAGTGAAATGGATACGTTAAACATACGTTTAGCCATACGAGTAACACGATCAAAACGCTCTTCGTGCGAAGAATCAAGAATTTTTAATGCTCTCAACGCATGTAATCGCTCTGCTTCATTCTTTGGAACTTCTGGTTTAATCATAGTGATCCGCTTAATTTTGTATACTCAATTTGAGTATATCAGTAAATTCGTACGCGAATAATTATCCCAACGCATTTACATTAGGTCACTATAAATCAATAGTAAAAATTGGAAGTCCTTTTCCATAAAGTATCATGCCTTAGCATAATATGAGTCATTGTGGTTTGCTTGGGAGCACCGACAAAGTAGCTCAAGATAATCCTTTATCTACATAATGAAATCTGTACCTTTACGACCAGTGCACGTGGGTAATTTTCCAACTACCATCAACTTGTTTGACTAATACCAGGGTTTCCATGGTTATTGAGTCAACACTTTTGCCTTTATATTCTCCTTGTGCGTGACTGATTGCAGTTGAAATAGCGATGTCACCCGTTATGGTAACTCGATGTTCTTTGAGCGTAATCGATAAACTTTTTAAGTAAGCCATATCGGCATGCATGTGATGACTGGCGTAATCAGCAAGTGATCGTTCTACTTTGCCGCCCTCAAAAATTTGGACGTTTTCAGCTAATGATTGCCTAATAAGGGTTTCATTCCCTGTTTGTAAGGCATTATGAAACTGTTTAACGACCTTACCCGCAGCTGAATCAACACCGACAAACTCACTTTTCTCAATGGCGTGAGTTTCATCACCATGGGCAAACGTTAAGTTGCTGTTCCCTGTCGATATAAGTAATATCAAGCCCGTTAATAATATTGTTACAGGTCTATTTTTCATTATTATCTCTCTGTTAATTTATAGCGATTATCCAAGGCTAATAGGACCTAGCACGCTCGAAAGTATTGCTGTTGTGGCTAATATAATCAGGGCAACTAATGCTTCTAATCCAATCGATTTTTGTAGCTTTCGTTTGGCGAGTGGTGCTGTAAAAATAGTTAAATTCGGCACTAAAATAAATTTATGCCAAGCCGCAATAAGCAAAATTATAGCGACTAAACTTAGCTTGATGGTGACCGCTATACCATAATCTGAACTGAGTAATTCAGTGGGACTATCAAACAACATCCACACCATTCCCATGCCTGAAAGCAACACTAGAATGACAATCCCTATGCCTATACGACCAAATGTATCCATGACATTTTGTATGACGATGTTGTCATCGATATTGCATAGTTTCCATAACGGATAAAAAGCCCCTATCCAACTTGCTACAACTAATACATGTATCAGTATCAACCCTTGGGCAATCAATCCCAGTTCTGCACTGTGTCCAATAAAAGTGAACGTGATAGCAATTAACAGGGTGCTGATGATAGATATTGCAACCGAAAAATGTCTAATATTATTGTTTTTACTCAACATCCTGCAGCTTGCTAATAGCATTGAACCAAAACCAATTAAACGCCAAAAGACTGTGTCACCTACTTGAGTTGGCCATAGGAAAGCATGCATCTGCGCATCAAACATTCCCATCAATCCTGTTTCAGCAAAAGAACCGACTTGAGCAAAATAATTTATACCAACGGCCAACAATCCAAAAGCGGCACCTAAACCGATATATTTAGCAACGCTAATTCTGAGATTAGGTTGAGCCTTAATGAGATGTTGCATCAATGTGCCGCCAATAACGGCGGCAACACTAAGATATATAACCCATTTTGACATCAATACCGATATTTCAAATACGGTTAATATCATGATTTACGTATCCAATTATTGATGTTCAGTATGCTCTTTTGTGTCGTGATCCATCGACATAGGTGTTGCACTGTGAGTGTTCATGCCAGCATTGTGCAGCATAAAGCTCATGTTGCCTTTCATCTTATGGCCGTCGTCACTCATGATCATCCAGTTAACCGTATAATTAGCTGCGTTTAATGCTGGTAGGGAGAATGAAAACGCCTCTTGGCTGGTCGCGCTTGATGGTAATGTTAGCGGTATGCTTTGCTGCTTTTCATCTTGCATTGTTAATTTGACCAAACGCACGGGAGCAGTAAAGGTCAGTTGAAGTGTTGTTGGGGCCTGACTCACCATGGATCCGTTAGCGGGCATAGAATCGCTCAACCCGACATGAGCCAATGCTGATCCGCTCAAAAATAGACCGGTTGCAACTAATGCGCTGTTAAATAACTTCATAATATTTCCTTTTGTGTTTTAACTATCGAAAAAACGTACTTAAATAATGGCTTAAAACCAAACTTTAAACCCAATAACCAACTGTGTTTCTTGTGTATCTTCCCCTTCATTTCGAGCCTAATCGGCGCTAATACCGAGTTTCTGACGCCGAACAATACCGATATAAGGAGCAAACTCTCGTATCTCAGTCGTAATCCTGCGCTCACATCTGATACGCAAGAACCGATCCCAAGCTCTGCGTCATCATTACCAAATAAATTAATTTCTACCTCAGGTGTTAATATCAACTTTTGAGTAATTAACCGTTCAACGGCGTCGGCTATTGTTAGGTTCATTATCTATGGTTTGAATAATTGGCTTTATCATATATTTAGATTTCATTTTACAGACTCCTCAAGAGTATTCACTTGGGCGTAAACTTGGCTACTGCCATCAGTTTTCATCAGTAAAACGTGGTATGGCATAAATTTATCTTGGTACTCCATACCAGGACTGCCCACAGGCATAGCCGGCACGGTTAGGCCGATAGCATCTTTAGGTGGTGTTGCCAAAAAAACGACTAATAAATTTTGCCGGAATATGGCCTTCAAACACATAACCTTGAGATGACACTGCGGTATGACAAGATTGCATAGATGTAGGAATACCCTTTGATTGTTTAAACTCATAAAGGTTGTCAATATTGTGGGCGTTAACACTAAATCCGCGCTCACTAATATGAGTCAGCCATTTCTCACAGCAGCCACAATTGGCATCTTTATAGACAGTGAGTAATGGGGCTGTGGTGTCGAGTTCCGCAGCCTGGACAGATAACGTTAATCCCATTATTTGCATCATAAGAATAGATCCAATAACACGATAAAACACGACTAAGTTGTGATATGTAGCAGACATAATATTGCCTCCAAATCAAATTTCGTAACATTAAACAACACGGTTCAATGTCAGTTTGTTAACCGATAATAGTTAAACAAATATAAAACACATGATTGGTTAGGACAGTTAGCAATAAAAAGATATAACTGTGCCTATGTTAGGCAAATATAGGAGGACGATATAAAGAAGATCGGTACTGAGGCATAAGTTCTGAGGTAAACATAGCAGTAGAATTGAATAAGTTGACGTATGATTTAAGGGTTGGCATTGCCATCGTTAAACCAACAGATAAGCATGAACCGACAGTGCAATGACAAGCTTGGGCGCAGCAATCATCATCAGCATTATCACTTGTCATAGCCACTTGCATACTAACATCGTGGCATGGATTGCCATTATCTACAGGCATATTCGAAGAAGTCATTGAGCTCATTGGCATATTACCTGGCACAATCACAGACGCAAAAGTCTGACCGACAAACGTCAGTAAGACAAACATCATGATTAAGCGAGCTTTATGCAAAATAGATTCTCCAATTACTTTGTATTGATCATAGTGAAACGTGCTAGCTTAAGCAATGTAAACTTATTCAATATAATCATTAAAATCGTTACAAACACAATATGCCGACATTAGTTTAATATCAATTTAATCAATAATTTATATTACGATGAGTATAACAAAAAAATACCCTTGCTTATGGCTTAATTGATAACGACGCCATAAAAAAACACAACAGTAACAATTAATAGAGTCAGTATTATTGCACTGACCATTCAGCCCACCATTGGAGCGGCAATTCTACTCATCACCTAACAAGGACCGGCATCGTGAGCTTGAATAACATTTTGCAAGGCTCAGATAAATAGTATGAAAGAGTGGCTGGATAGCCGATAGCCAAAGCTATATTGGCGTTAGGCCAGTCCTTATATGATCTGTTCAAGAGACCGACACTCATCTATTTCCCTTGCCCTTGCCCTTAATATTTTTATAGCCAAATAAACTCAACGTATTTTAAAATTCACTTGGGTATAACGTAAATAAATACCCCCCTATAAAATATTGTAGACGGGTATTGACTGTTATTTATTAACATCTTAACCAAGTGGGGGTTAACCCCCCACCTACACTAGTCTGCTTTTTTTAATCCTGAAGCACGCCACAAGAAAAATAACGCGGGCAGTATTAACAAGGTTAAAATTACCGAACTTACCATACCGCCCACCATAGGAGCAGCGATACGACTCATTACCTTAGAACCAGTGCCTGTACCATATAAAATCGGTAGTAAGCCGGCAATAATGGCCGCCGCGGTCATCATAATAGGGCGAATACGCAAAGCTGCACCCTCTAATACCGCTTTAAAGACATCATCACGATTAGTAGATAACCCTTTTTCCTGGTGATCTTTTAACATCTCTCGGTACGAAAGATTTAGGTAAACTAACATAATTACCCCGATCTCAACCGTGACCCCCGCCAGGGCGATAAAACCAACACTGACTGCCACCGAAAAATTATAACCTTCAATGTACATTAACCAAACACTGCCGATCATTGCCATTGGCAAAGTACCCATAATCATCAATACTTCAATTACATTTCGGAAATTTAAGTAAAGCAAGAAAACGATAAGCGCTAAGGTTAACGGTACTACATACATTAATTTCGCTTTTGCACGTTGCATATATTCATATTGACCCGCCCATTTGATTGAGTAACCTGCTGGCAATACTAATTTTTCATTAACCACTTTTTGTGCATTTTCAACATAAGTCCCGATATCAATGCCTTCAATGTCAACATACGACCAACCATTTAAACGGGCATTTTCAGTTTTAATGGCTGGAGGGCCATCTTCAACATACACGTTGGCAACATCACCTAGCGGAATTCGTTGGCCACTGGGTGTGACTATTGGCATAGCGGCTAATTTTTCAGGTGAATTACGGTAATCTTGCGGATAACGTAGGTTAATAGGATATCGCTCTAATCCTTCAACGGTCTGTGATATATTCATGCCGCCAATAGCGGTTGCAACAACTTGCTGAATATCAGCAATATTTAAACCGTAACGCGCTGCTTTTTCTCGTTGGATATCAACTTTCACATAGCGACCACCCGAAACACGCTCAGAATAAACCGAGGCAGTACCAGGAACCTTTGCTAAAATTTCTTCAAGCTGTTCACCTATGCCTTGAATAACATTTAAATCAGCGCCAGCCACTTTAATACCCACGGGGGTTTTAATACCCGTTGCTAACATATCGATACGAGTTTTAATCGGCATCACCCAAGCATTG from Shewanella psychromarinicola includes the following:
- a CDS encoding BufA1 family periplasmic bufferin-type metallophore → MNKQARVASSIAGILALGMSVTANAVPDQPKQWEKCAGIAKEGKNDCGSLDGKHGCSGQSTVTNSVQEWVYVPEGTCEKITGGIVAKIKPAKTEKS
- a CDS encoding glutathione S-transferase — encoded protein: MNEIMALPVLYSLRNCPYAMRARLAIYASGQQVQLRDLVLSNKPTEMLNLSPKGTVPVLVTADNLVIDESLSIMQWAFSQTDPDDYLNKAAPNAITDMLAVIARFDNEFKGHLEQYRCAKRYHEPSLIKDRQQCERYLADLESRLCLHSYLMSDTPSLTDLALMPFIRQFARVERQWYLQSPYPKLRQWLNHYLQSRMFSKVMAQYPMWLDSKEDVVFGDSL
- a CDS encoding sensor domain-containing diguanylate cyclase gives rise to the protein MIKPEVPKNEAERLHALRALKILDSSHEERFDRVTRMAKRMFNVSISLVSFVDEDRQWFKSKQGIDASETPRDISFCGHAINQDGLFIIPDASKDERFFDNPLVTDAPNIRFYAGYPLNLRQGINIGTLCLIDSKPKILNEEDQQLLKDLGTMIEQEIESIQLATLDELTLISNRRGFLTLVNHSLKMCRRNKVPMSFILFDLNKFKAINDEYGHHEGDFVLTTFANIMLDSFRECDVIGRLGGDEFVAMLSDSDGVKADLALARFSAAVKRVNETLNKPYQIEYSAGAMHFEHDTDKSIEEMIQDADAAMYENKRGKVG
- a CDS encoding YybH family protein — its product is MSTGNSNLTFAHGDETHAIEKSEFVGVDSAAGKVVKQFHNALQTGNETLIRQSLAENVQIFEGGKVERSLADYASHHMHADMAYLKSLSITLKEHRVTITGDIAISTAISHAQGEYKGKSVDSITMETLVLVKQVDGSWKITHVHWS
- a CDS encoding copper resistance D family protein yields the protein MILTVFEISVLMSKWVIYLSVAAVIGGTLMQHLIKAQPNLRISVAKYIGLGAAFGLLAVGINYFAQVGSFAETGLMGMFDAQMHAFLWPTQVGDTVFWRLIGFGSMLLASCRMLSKNNNIRHFSVAISIISTLLIAITFTFIGHSAELGLIAQGLILIHVLVVASWIGAFYPLWKLCNIDDNIVIQNVMDTFGRIGIGIVILVLLSGMGMVWMLFDSPTELLSSDYGIAVTIKLSLVAIILLIAAWHKFILVPNLTIFTAPLAKRKLQKSIGLEALVALIILATTAILSSVLGPISLG
- a CDS encoding copper resistance CopC family protein, which translates into the protein MKLFNSALVATGLFLSGSALAHVGLSDSMPANGSMVSQAPTTLQLTFTAPVRLVKLTMQDEKQQSIPLTLPSSATSQEAFSFSLPALNAANYTVNWMIMSDDGHKMKGNMSFMLHNAGMNTHSATPMSMDHDTKEHTEHQ
- a CDS encoding copper resistance protein B, which codes for MNLTIADAVERLITQKLILTPEVEINLFGNDDAELGIGSCVSDVSAGLRLRYESLLLISVLFGVRNSVLAPIRLEMKGKIHKKHSWLLGLKFGFKPLFKYVFSIVKTQKEIL
- a CDS encoding DUF411 domain-containing protein — protein: MATPPKDAIGLTVPAMPVGSPGMEYQDKFMPYHVLLMKTDGSSQVYAQVNTLEESVK
- a CDS encoding DUF411 domain-containing protein — its product is MSATYHNLVVFYRVIGSILMMQIMGLTLSVQAAELDTTAPLLTVYKDANCGCCEKWLTHISERGFSVNAHNIDNLYEFKQSKGIPTSMQSCHTAVSSQGYVFEGHIPAKFISRFFGNTT